One window from the genome of Megalobrama amblycephala isolate DHTTF-2021 linkage group LG4, ASM1881202v1, whole genome shotgun sequence encodes:
- the aurkb gene encoding aurora kinase B isoform X4 — MQAAGPGRVPVKSSSKKFTMKDFDIGRPLGKGKFGNVYLARERKLKTIVALKVLFKSQMEKEGVEHQLRREIEIQSHLRHPNILQFYNYFYDDTRVYLILEYAPRGEMYKELQRCGRFDDQRTATYMEELADALNYCHEKKVIHRDIKPENLLLGFRGELKIADFGWSVHAPSLRRRTMCGTLDYLPPEMIEGHTHDEKVDLWCIGVLCYECLVGNPPFETASHTETYKRITKVDLQFPKVVSDGARDLISKLLRHSPSMRMPLKSVIEHPWVKANSRRVLPPVYNPQAVPNH, encoded by the exons ATGCAG gcTGCTG GTCCTGGGAGAGTTCCAGTAAAGTCAAGCTCAAA AAAATTCACCATGAAAGACTTCGACATCGGCCGTCCGCTCGGAAAGGGGAAGTTTGGGAACGTTTACCTTGCGAGAGAGCGGAAGCTGAAGACCATCGTGGCTCTGAAGGTTCTGTTCAAATCTCAGATGGAGAAGGAAGGAGTCGAACATCAGCTGAGGAGAGAGATCGAGATCCAGTCGCACCTCAG GCATCCAAACATCCTGCAGTTCTACAACTACTTCTACGACGACACGCGTGTGTATCTGATTCTGGAGTACGCGCCGCGTGGCGAGATGTACAAAGAGCTTCAGCGCTGCGGACGCTTCGATGATCAGCGAACTGCCACT TACATGGAGGAGTTGGCCGACGCTCTTAACTACTGTCACGAGAAGAAGGTGATCCACAGAGACATTAAACCAGAAAACCTTCTGCTGGGCTTCAGAGGAGAACTCAAGATCGCAGATTTCGGCTGGTCTGTCCATGCACCTTCGCTACG ACGCCGCACCATGTGTGGCACGCTGGACTATCTTCCTCCGGAGATGATCGAGGGTCACACTCACGATGAGAAGGTGGATCTGTGGTGCATCGGTGTGCTGTGTTACGAGTGTCTGGTGGGAAACCCTCCGTTCGAGACGGCCAGCCACACGGAAACATACAAGCGCATCACTAAG GTGGATCTGCAGTTTCCTAAAGTGGTTTCTGACGGCGCTCGTGATCTGATCTCTAAGCTGCTGCGTCACAGTCCGTCCATGCGTATGCCGCTCAAGAGCGTGATCGAGCACCCGTGGGTCAAAGCAAACTCACGCAGAGTTCTGCCACCCGTCTACAACCCACAGGCCGTCCCAAATCACTGA
- the aurkb gene encoding aurora kinase B isoform X3: MQAAGEMNSDTHTVTGPGRVPVKSSSKKFTMKDFDIGRPLGKGKFGNVYLARERKLKTIVALKVLFKSQMEKEGVEHQLRREIEIQSHLRHPNILQFYNYFYDDTRVYLILEYAPRGEMYKELQRCGRFDDQRTATYMEELADALNYCHEKKVIHRDIKPENLLLGFRGELKIADFGWSVHAPSLRRRTMCGTLDYLPPEMIEGHTHDEKVDLWCIGVLCYECLVGNPPFETASHTETYKRITKVDLQFPKVVSDGARDLISKLLRHSPSMRMPLKSVIEHPWVKANSRRVLPPVYNPQAVPNH; this comes from the exons ATGCAG gcTGCTGGTGAGATGaattcagacacacacactgttaCAG GTCCTGGGAGAGTTCCAGTAAAGTCAAGCTCAAA AAAATTCACCATGAAAGACTTCGACATCGGCCGTCCGCTCGGAAAGGGGAAGTTTGGGAACGTTTACCTTGCGAGAGAGCGGAAGCTGAAGACCATCGTGGCTCTGAAGGTTCTGTTCAAATCTCAGATGGAGAAGGAAGGAGTCGAACATCAGCTGAGGAGAGAGATCGAGATCCAGTCGCACCTCAG GCATCCAAACATCCTGCAGTTCTACAACTACTTCTACGACGACACGCGTGTGTATCTGATTCTGGAGTACGCGCCGCGTGGCGAGATGTACAAAGAGCTTCAGCGCTGCGGACGCTTCGATGATCAGCGAACTGCCACT TACATGGAGGAGTTGGCCGACGCTCTTAACTACTGTCACGAGAAGAAGGTGATCCACAGAGACATTAAACCAGAAAACCTTCTGCTGGGCTTCAGAGGAGAACTCAAGATCGCAGATTTCGGCTGGTCTGTCCATGCACCTTCGCTACG ACGCCGCACCATGTGTGGCACGCTGGACTATCTTCCTCCGGAGATGATCGAGGGTCACACTCACGATGAGAAGGTGGATCTGTGGTGCATCGGTGTGCTGTGTTACGAGTGTCTGGTGGGAAACCCTCCGTTCGAGACGGCCAGCCACACGGAAACATACAAGCGCATCACTAAG GTGGATCTGCAGTTTCCTAAAGTGGTTTCTGACGGCGCTCGTGATCTGATCTCTAAGCTGCTGCGTCACAGTCCGTCCATGCGTATGCCGCTCAAGAGCGTGATCGAGCACCCGTGGGTCAAAGCAAACTCACGCAGAGTTCTGCCACCCGTCTACAACCCACAGGCCGTCCCAAATCACTGA
- the aurkb gene encoding aurora kinase B isoform X1, protein MQNKENREPRALQTQAAGEMNSDTHTVTGPGRVPVKSSSKKFTMKDFDIGRPLGKGKFGNVYLARERKLKTIVALKVLFKSQMEKEGVEHQLRREIEIQSHLRHPNILQFYNYFYDDTRVYLILEYAPRGEMYKELQRCGRFDDQRTATYMEELADALNYCHEKKVIHRDIKPENLLLGFRGELKIADFGWSVHAPSLRRRTMCGTLDYLPPEMIEGHTHDEKVDLWCIGVLCYECLVGNPPFETASHTETYKRITKVDLQFPKVVSDGARDLISKLLRHSPSMRMPLKSVIEHPWVKANSRRVLPPVYNPQAVPNH, encoded by the exons ATGCAG AATAAAGAGAACAGGGAACCCAGAGCTCTGCAAACACAG gcTGCTGGTGAGATGaattcagacacacacactgttaCAG GTCCTGGGAGAGTTCCAGTAAAGTCAAGCTCAAA AAAATTCACCATGAAAGACTTCGACATCGGCCGTCCGCTCGGAAAGGGGAAGTTTGGGAACGTTTACCTTGCGAGAGAGCGGAAGCTGAAGACCATCGTGGCTCTGAAGGTTCTGTTCAAATCTCAGATGGAGAAGGAAGGAGTCGAACATCAGCTGAGGAGAGAGATCGAGATCCAGTCGCACCTCAG GCATCCAAACATCCTGCAGTTCTACAACTACTTCTACGACGACACGCGTGTGTATCTGATTCTGGAGTACGCGCCGCGTGGCGAGATGTACAAAGAGCTTCAGCGCTGCGGACGCTTCGATGATCAGCGAACTGCCACT TACATGGAGGAGTTGGCCGACGCTCTTAACTACTGTCACGAGAAGAAGGTGATCCACAGAGACATTAAACCAGAAAACCTTCTGCTGGGCTTCAGAGGAGAACTCAAGATCGCAGATTTCGGCTGGTCTGTCCATGCACCTTCGCTACG ACGCCGCACCATGTGTGGCACGCTGGACTATCTTCCTCCGGAGATGATCGAGGGTCACACTCACGATGAGAAGGTGGATCTGTGGTGCATCGGTGTGCTGTGTTACGAGTGTCTGGTGGGAAACCCTCCGTTCGAGACGGCCAGCCACACGGAAACATACAAGCGCATCACTAAG GTGGATCTGCAGTTTCCTAAAGTGGTTTCTGACGGCGCTCGTGATCTGATCTCTAAGCTGCTGCGTCACAGTCCGTCCATGCGTATGCCGCTCAAGAGCGTGATCGAGCACCCGTGGGTCAAAGCAAACTCACGCAGAGTTCTGCCACCCGTCTACAACCCACAGGCCGTCCCAAATCACTGA
- the aurkb gene encoding aurora kinase B isoform X2, whose amino-acid sequence MQNKENREPRALQTQAAGPGRVPVKSSSKKFTMKDFDIGRPLGKGKFGNVYLARERKLKTIVALKVLFKSQMEKEGVEHQLRREIEIQSHLRHPNILQFYNYFYDDTRVYLILEYAPRGEMYKELQRCGRFDDQRTATYMEELADALNYCHEKKVIHRDIKPENLLLGFRGELKIADFGWSVHAPSLRRRTMCGTLDYLPPEMIEGHTHDEKVDLWCIGVLCYECLVGNPPFETASHTETYKRITKVDLQFPKVVSDGARDLISKLLRHSPSMRMPLKSVIEHPWVKANSRRVLPPVYNPQAVPNH is encoded by the exons ATGCAG AATAAAGAGAACAGGGAACCCAGAGCTCTGCAAACACAG gcTGCTG GTCCTGGGAGAGTTCCAGTAAAGTCAAGCTCAAA AAAATTCACCATGAAAGACTTCGACATCGGCCGTCCGCTCGGAAAGGGGAAGTTTGGGAACGTTTACCTTGCGAGAGAGCGGAAGCTGAAGACCATCGTGGCTCTGAAGGTTCTGTTCAAATCTCAGATGGAGAAGGAAGGAGTCGAACATCAGCTGAGGAGAGAGATCGAGATCCAGTCGCACCTCAG GCATCCAAACATCCTGCAGTTCTACAACTACTTCTACGACGACACGCGTGTGTATCTGATTCTGGAGTACGCGCCGCGTGGCGAGATGTACAAAGAGCTTCAGCGCTGCGGACGCTTCGATGATCAGCGAACTGCCACT TACATGGAGGAGTTGGCCGACGCTCTTAACTACTGTCACGAGAAGAAGGTGATCCACAGAGACATTAAACCAGAAAACCTTCTGCTGGGCTTCAGAGGAGAACTCAAGATCGCAGATTTCGGCTGGTCTGTCCATGCACCTTCGCTACG ACGCCGCACCATGTGTGGCACGCTGGACTATCTTCCTCCGGAGATGATCGAGGGTCACACTCACGATGAGAAGGTGGATCTGTGGTGCATCGGTGTGCTGTGTTACGAGTGTCTGGTGGGAAACCCTCCGTTCGAGACGGCCAGCCACACGGAAACATACAAGCGCATCACTAAG GTGGATCTGCAGTTTCCTAAAGTGGTTTCTGACGGCGCTCGTGATCTGATCTCTAAGCTGCTGCGTCACAGTCCGTCCATGCGTATGCCGCTCAAGAGCGTGATCGAGCACCCGTGGGTCAAAGCAAACTCACGCAGAGTTCTGCCACCCGTCTACAACCCACAGGCCGTCCCAAATCACTGA
- the tmem107 gene encoding transmembrane protein 107, with translation MSAVKSLVPARFLTLAAHLVIIITIFWSRENNIRSCLPLDFTEEQFRAEDTRLVVALSVTLALFVIELAGFLSGGSMFNSNQAVLSLVAHSSASVSLSFFVFQQWPCWTYWIIFSLCSVFPALFEFILLISLKSV, from the exons ATGTCTGCGGTAAAGAGCCTCGTGCCCGCGCGCTTCCTCACGCTCGCCGCGCACCtggtcatcatcatcaccatcttcTGGTCCCGc gaGAATAACATCCGGTCATGCCTGCCACTGGATTTCACTGAAGAACAATTCAGAGCAGAAGATACACG gctGGTGGTGGCTCTGTCTGTGACTCTGGCTCTGTTTGTCATTGAACTGGCTGGATTTCTCTCGGGAGGCTCCATGTTCAACAGTAATCAGGCCGTCCTGT CTCTGGTCGCTCACTCCAGCGCCAGTGTCAGTCTGTCCTTCTTTGTTTTCCAGCAGTGGCCCTGCTGGACCTACTGGATCATATTCAGCCTCTGCAG tgtGTTTCCAGCGCTCTTCGAGTTCATTCTGCTCATTTCACTGAAGTCAGTATGA
- the LOC125266088 gene encoding uncharacterized protein LOC125266088 yields the protein MVENIGRIGIKAGSRVLGAIGLGMCLYDLIVKSEELVKGNRVTEASKFLRDSAREILEGRQKLKEQLDAMHEIIQKLFQLKNLIKNLGGYSLSMNQNERTIMDYIMGTCTDSTVVSWLQREINQIQFVNLIRFFMERLGPYLPKSREDGASHTHIVFVGHGTLADQFMPAGGLVPLPSITDTILYSPWNCSIDACAASAIAHGLIQVTNRTFYNTTDNMDYCEPDPLPDPSDPSIPCDP from the exons ATGGTGGAGAACATTGGACGCATTGGCATTAAAGCAGGATCAAGG GTTCTGGGTGCGATTGGTTTAGGCATGTGTCTGTATGACCTGATTGTGAAGAGTGAAGAATTAGTAAAGGGCAATCGAGTCACGGAGGCCAGCAAGTTCCTACGGGATTCAGCCAGGGAAATACTGGAAGGCCGACAAAAGCTAAAGGAACAGCTGGATGCAATGCA CGAAATCATCCAAAAATTGTTCCAACTGAAGAACCTCATCAAGAACTTGGGGGGATATTCTCTCAGCATGAATCAAAATGAACGGACCATAATGGATTATATCATGGGAACATGTACAGACAGCACAGTTGTCTCCTGGCTTCAGAGAGAAATTAATCAGATTCAATTTGTGAATCTAATACGATTTTTTATGGAGAGGTTGGGACCCTATCTTCCGAAATCAAGAGAGGATGGTGCAAGTCACACACACATTGTGTTTGTAGGTCATGGCACACTTGCCGACCAGTTTATGCCAGCAGGTGGCCTGGTGCCTTTACCCAGCATCACAGACACCATTCTTTACTCTCCGTGGAACTGCAGCATTGATGCCTGTGCTGCATCTGCAATTGCTCATGGGTTAATTCAAGTGACAAACAGGACGTTTTACAATACGACTGACAATATGGATTATTGTGAGCCGGACCCTTTGCCAGATCCCAGTGATCCTTCTATCCCCTGTGACCcctga